The following are from one region of the Nymphaea colorata isolate Beijing-Zhang1983 chromosome 7, ASM883128v2, whole genome shotgun sequence genome:
- the LOC116257241 gene encoding L-type lectin-domain containing receptor kinase V.9-like has protein sequence MALQNSRALRLTDGQLTRDDPGRSGHAFYPTTLQFKNSENAKTTQSFSTRFVFEIVLELQESGGHGFTFVVAPSTNFSGAMGDRYLGLFNQGNNGNQSNHIFAVEFDTVQQATLKDKDANHVGVDVNSVISYASAPAAYYTELGRKENVILDSRTRIQAWIEYDGNEKQLNATIAPLSHPLKPNRSLISYPIDLSPVLNEHMYVGFSSGTLALASKHYILAWSFAMDGKAPELDLSSLPSIPRDRTPLWKSFKLFLSVFVALGALLLLIITVIISYWIKRKR, from the coding sequence GGCCCTTCGCCTAACTGACGGTCAGCTTACGAGGGATGATCCAGGCAGAAGCGGCCACGCATTTTACCCAACCACTCTGCAATTCAAAAACTCTGAGAATGCTAAGACAACTCAATCGTTCAGTACTCGTTTCGTGTTCGAAATCGTATTGGAGCTCCAGGAGTCAGGTGGCCATGGCTTCACCTTCGTCGTGGCGCCCTCCACCAACTTCTCCGGAGCCATGGGAGACCGCTATCTCGGCCTCTTCAACCAGGGGAACAACGGAAACCAAAGCAATCATATATTTGCAGTTGAATTCGACACAGTTCAACAAGCAACTTTGAAGGATAAAGATGCAAACCATGTGGGCGTCGACGTTAACAGTGTGATATCCTATGCCTCTGCACCTGCTGCTTACTATACGGAGCTTGGCAGGAAAGAAAATGTGATTCTGGACAGCCGGACGCGCATTCAAGCATGGATTGAGTACGATGGCAACGAGAAGCAGCTGAATGCCACCATAGCTCCATTGTCACACCCACTCAAACCTAACCGTTCCCTCATATCATATCCCATCGATCTATCTCCTGTTTTGAACGAACACATGTATGTTGGCTTCTCTTCTGGTACGCTAGCTCTAGCAAGCAAGCACTATATCTTGGCATGGAGCTTCGCGATGGACGGAAAAGCACCAGAACTGGACCTCTCAAGCCTTCCCTCTATTCCTCGTGATCGTACTCCTCTGTGGAAGTCGTTTAAGTTATTCTTGTCCGTTTTTGTAGCATTAGGGGCTCTGTTGTTGCTCATCATCACTGTTATCATTTCTTATTGGATCAAAAGGAAGAGGTAG
- the LOC116257242 gene encoding L-type lectin-domain containing receptor kinase SIT2-like — MAIHLPWFLLFFLLSHVRTSPATSLNSTFSFNGFQPSDLSLLSGFATVISTGALQLTNGQRTMNLPGITGQAFYPAILQFKKGPSATTTRSFSTHFVFEIVSKDQKPGGHGFAFVLAPSTNFCSASGGPFLGFVNQSNNVNPNSHIFAVEFDTVQQVDLEDRDGNHVGIDVNGVISNTSESAAYYTELNKKETVLLDSQTPIQAWIEYDGKGKQLNVTIAPLSHPLAHIIFQALYLGLELHDGRKSTRVGPLTPSFCSRDRTPLGKSLKLYLYLSVALVIILFLIITISICYWTHKKRKLTSEKVEEWEMDYPHRFPYRELYRATKGFKEELGKGGFGSVYKGVLPRSGMEVAVKKVSHSSKQGIREFVAEVSSLGRMRHRNLVQLQGWCRRGEELLLAYEFMPKGSLDSHIFGIRRKSLSWEQRFKIVKGIASGLLYLHEEWEQVVVHRDVKASNVLLDGDLNGRLGDFGLSRLYEHGTKPKTTKIVGSFGYMAPELSRTCKFTTSSDVYSYGALLLEMACGRRPIEPERPCDEMVLVELVHSLWKGGRILDAMDNKLGNSYVVEEAELVLKLGVLCSQAAPESRPNMRQLTQFLNGGASLQDLECHNIVIQDDPGMDQLILQYSSSAILSSTSGNSGS, encoded by the exons ATGGCCATTCATCTGCCATGgtttctcctcttttttcttctttctcacgtCCGCACATCACCTGCAACTTCCCTCAACAGCACCTTTTCCTTCAATGGCTTCCAACCGTCAGACCTGAGCTTATTATCTGGCTTTGCAACTGTTATCAGCACGGGGGCTCTTCAACTGACCAACGGTCAACGTACCATGAATCTTCCAGGCATCACAGGACAAGCGTTCTACCCGGCCATTCTCCAATTCAAAAAGGGTCCTTCGGCTACGACTACTCGATCTTTCAGCACACATTTTGTCTTCGAAATCGTATCCAAGGACCAGAAACCAGGTGGTCATGGCTTCGCCTTCGTCTTGGCACCCTCCACCAACTTCTGCTCTGCCTCTGGAGGCCCCTTCCTCGGCTTCGTCAACCAGTCGAACAACGTAAACCCAAACAGTCATATATTTGCAGTTGAATTCGACACAGTTCAACAAGTAGATTTGGAAGACAGAGATGGAAACCATGTGGGCATCGACGTCAATGGTGTGATCTCCAATACCTCCGAATCTGCTGCTTATTATACAGAGCTTAACAAGAAAGAAACGGTGCTTCTGGACAGCCAGACGCCCATCCAAGCATGGATTGAATATGACGGGAAGGGGAAGCAGCTGAATGTCACCATAGCCCCATTGTCGCACCCACTCGCTCATATCATATTC CAAGCACTATATCTTGGCTTGGAGCTTCACGATGGAAGGAAAAGCACAAGAGTTGGACCTCTCACGCCTTCCTTCTGTTCCCGGGATCGTACTCCTCTAGGGAAGTCTTTAAAGCTGTACCTATACCTTTCTGTAGCATTAGTGATTATATTGTTTCTCATTATTACAATTAGCATCTGTTATTGGACCCATAAGAAGAGGAAGCTCACATCTGAGAAGGTAGAGGAATGGGAGATGGACTACCCACATAGGTTCCCGTACAGGGAACTCTACAGGGCAACCAAGGGTTTCAAGGAGGAGTTGGGGAAAGGAGGTTTCGGCAGCGTCTACAAAGGTGTGCTGCCTAGGAGCGGAATGGAAGTTGCAGTGAAAAAAGTATCACATAGTTCGAAGCAGGGGATAAGAGAGTTTGTGGCAGAAGTATCAAGCTTGGGGAGGATGAGACACAGAAACCTGGTCCAGTTGCAGGGTTGGTGTAGACGAGGCGAGGAGCTGCTCCTTGCCTATGAATTCATGCCAAAGGGGAGTCTGGACAGTCATATTTTTGGGATAAGAAGGAAAAGCCTGAGTTGGGAACAGAGGTTCAAGATTGTCAAGGGAATTGCTTCTGGTCTGCTGTATCTGCATGAGGAGTGGGAGCAAGTGGTTGTGCACAGAGACGTTAAAGCGAGTAATGTATTGTTGGATGGTGATCTAAATGGCAGGTTGGGTGATTTTGGGCTTTCTAGACTCTATGAGCATGGGACCAAGCCCAAAACAACCAAAATCGTTGGGAGTTTTGGGTACATGGCGCCGGAGCTTTCCCGCACCTGCAAGTTCACGACGAGCTCCGATGTGTACTCTTATGGTGCCTTGCTCCTAGAGATGGCCTGTGGAAGGAGGCCTATTGAGCCAGAGAGACCCTGTGACGAGATGGTTCTGGTGGAGTTAGTCCACTCTCTGTGGAAGGGTGGACGAATACTGGACGCCATGGACAACAAGCTTGGGAATAGCTATGTGGTGGAGGAAGCAGAGCTTGTGCTGAAGCTTGGCGTGCTCTGTTCACAGGCTGCACCTGAATCAAGGCCAAACATGCGGCAACTGACTCAGTTTCTCAATGGTGGTGCCTCCCTACAAGATCTGGAATGCCATAATATTGTTATTCAAGACGATCCAGGCATGGACCAACTAATTCTGCAGTACTCTTCCTCTGCCATTCTATCATCAACTTCAGGAAACTCAGGATCATAA
- the LOC116257243 gene encoding L-type lectin-domain containing receptor kinase SIT2-like — MNPGIKCHAFYPAILQFKKASGAKKTQSFGTRFMFKIVSQFLESGGHGFTRATNFSQATRGHYLGLFNQGNSRNPANHVFVVEFNTVQQVNLNDTNGNHMCNEVNGANSSFLKYATYYAEFGKKVLDSQTTIQAWIEYDGISGPVILIIMVGISYLTKRKRKLMFEKI; from the exons ATGAATCCAGGCATCAAATGCCACGCTTTCTACCCTGCCATTCTACAATTCAAAAAGGCCTCTGGTGCTAAGAAAACCCAATCGTTCGGTACCCGTTTCATGTTCAAAATTGTATCCCAGTTCCTAGAGTCAGGTGGCCATGGATTCACCCGGGCCACCAACTTCTCGCAGGCCACAAGGGGCCACTACCTCGGCCTTTTCAACCAGGGGAACAGTAGAAACCCAGCCAATCATGTATTTGTTGTCGAATTCAACACCGTTCAACAGGTAAATTTGAATGATACAAATGGAAACCATATGTGCAACGAAGTGAATGGTGCAAACTCCAGTTTCTTGAAGTATGCCACTTACTATGCAGAGTTTGGCAAGAAAGTTCTTGACAGCCAAACCACCATTCAGGCATGGATAGAGTATGATGG AATTAGTGGCCCTGTTATTCTCATCATCATGGTTGGCATATCTTATTTGaccaagaggaagaggaagctcATGTTTGAGAAGATATAA